The following coding sequences lie in one Metallumcola ferriviriculae genomic window:
- the cobD gene encoding threonine-phosphate decarboxylase CobD — MTGNVLRKHGGNIRAVVSRYGAREYLDFSANINPLGLVSGVAKALRKGLDEIVHYPEPEDDALSHAISKFLGVRQQMVMCGNGASELIYLVARLKQVKRAVIPQPTFSEYQLAAEAAQVPIVLPNLAAAQGFQFTMQLLKEKLTAGDMLFLCNPNNPVGNVIPLREMINVIEFCEAHGVTVVVDESFRDFVSNMPSVIPYAAQYKCLVVIYSMTKFFALPGLRLGCAVADPQIMDEIKELRDPWSVNVLAQIAGKQALQEKNYIIRSKKLVETEKEYLFGGLKEVPGLQPYYPAANYIFVDVSGTGLASTALRKLLINEGIVIRDCSTYPTLNTGYIRVAVRLREENHTLLCALNKVLRDPAKVQLPEGDIQRSNAEHKNSWQSRNEIGADKG, encoded by the coding sequence ATGACGGGCAACGTATTGAGAAAACATGGGGGAAATATAAGAGCAGTGGTATCAAGATACGGTGCCAGGGAGTACTTGGATTTCAGTGCTAACATTAACCCTTTGGGTTTGGTTTCGGGAGTAGCGAAGGCTTTGCGGAAGGGACTGGATGAAATAGTACATTACCCCGAACCGGAAGACGATGCTTTATCCCACGCAATATCAAAATTTTTAGGGGTCAGACAACAAATGGTAATGTGCGGCAACGGGGCCTCCGAATTAATATATTTAGTGGCCAGACTGAAACAAGTCAAGAGAGCAGTTATCCCTCAACCCACTTTCAGTGAATATCAGCTGGCAGCGGAAGCAGCCCAAGTACCTATCGTTTTACCAAATTTAGCTGCCGCTCAGGGTTTTCAATTTACCATGCAGCTCCTAAAAGAAAAGTTGACAGCGGGAGATATGCTTTTTCTCTGTAATCCCAATAATCCCGTGGGCAATGTCATTCCTCTTCGGGAAATGATAAACGTTATTGAATTTTGTGAGGCCCATGGGGTCACGGTGGTGGTGGATGAGTCCTTTAGGGACTTCGTTAGCAATATGCCCTCGGTTATACCCTATGCAGCTCAGTATAAGTGTCTGGTGGTCATTTACTCCATGACAAAATTCTTTGCATTACCGGGCCTGAGATTGGGATGTGCAGTGGCAGACCCCCAGATAATGGATGAAATAAAAGAGTTACGTGACCCTTGGAGTGTAAATGTGCTGGCTCAGATTGCCGGGAAACAAGCGCTGCAAGAAAAGAACTATATTATCCGCTCAAAGAAGTTGGTGGAGACGGAAAAGGAATACCTTTTCGGCGGCCTGAAAGAGGTTCCCGGCCTTCAACCATACTATCCTGCTGCCAATTACATTTTCGTGGATGTCAGCGGCACGGGGCTGGCCTCCACAGCACTGCGAAAATTATTGATTAATGAGGGAATCGTGATTAGGGACTGTAGCACATATCCTACGTTAAATACAGGTTATATAAGAGTGGCAGTCAGGTTGAGGGAAGAGAACCATACCTTGCTGTGCGCATTAAATAAAGTGCTAAGGGACCCCGCCAAAGTTCAGCTGCCCGAAGGAGATATACAGCGGTCAAACGCAGAGCATAAAAATAGTTGGCAAAGTCGTAACGAAATAGGGGCGGATAAGGGATAA
- a CDS encoding precorrin-2 dehydrogenase/sirohydrochlorin ferrochelatase family protein — protein sequence MAARKIKALLRCGALIQVVSPSAVKYINDMAAEGRLRWIPRKYKPNDLEGITLVFCTTDYKKLNSTVANECMKLGIWVNVADSAKESTFFMPAMMYQGDLTITVSTNGASPGYAAKLRKQFEDEFGPEYKEYLLLMRRLRKRIIAEMPDQERRRAVFAALVESDLPELIKNGEANKIEERIKECISTRKFDH from the coding sequence GTGGCGGCACGTAAGATAAAGGCCTTGTTGAGGTGTGGCGCATTAATTCAGGTGGTTAGTCCCAGCGCGGTTAAGTACATTAATGATATGGCCGCCGAAGGGCGTTTGCGGTGGATACCCAGGAAATATAAACCTAATGACCTGGAGGGAATAACCCTGGTTTTTTGTACTACAGATTACAAAAAACTTAACAGCACGGTTGCTAACGAATGTATGAAGCTAGGCATTTGGGTTAATGTCGCCGACAGTGCTAAAGAATCAACTTTCTTTATGCCGGCCATGATGTATCAAGGGGATTTAACCATAACGGTATCTACTAACGGTGCCAGCCCCGGATATGCGGCAAAGCTTCGTAAACAGTTTGAAGACGAATTTGGCCCTGAATATAAAGAGTACTTGTTGCTAATGAGAAGGTTAAGGAAACGAATAATCGCTGAGATGCCTGACCAGGAGCGACGACGTGCTGTCTTTGCCGCTTTAGTAGAGTCTGACCTACCGGAGCTGATTAAAAACGGAGAAGCTAACAAAATTGAAGAACGAATTAAGGAATGTATCTCTACCCGTAAGTTTGACCATTAG
- the cobA gene encoding uroporphyrinogen-III C-methyltransferase, with protein sequence MGGKVYLVGAGPGDPDLITIKGQRCIKEADVLIYDRLVAPELLNYARPECKMIYAGKSPEKHVMNQIEINGQLLSYARQGLVVTRLKGGDPFVFGRGGEEALALAEKGIPFEVVPGVTAAVAVPAYAGIPLTHRTINSSVAIVTGNEDPQKEKSGIPWAQLAGMETLVIMMGLKNLERISLHLINEGKDPITPVAVIQWGTTSKQRTIVGTLGSIANDVRRVGITHPAVVVIGDTVKLRDQLQWVEE encoded by the coding sequence ATGGGGGGAAAAGTTTATTTAGTAGGAGCTGGGCCGGGTGACCCCGACCTTATTACAATTAAGGGACAACGTTGTATAAAGGAAGCAGACGTACTTATTTATGACCGGTTAGTAGCGCCTGAGCTGCTAAACTATGCTCGGCCAGAATGCAAAATGATTTATGCAGGCAAATCTCCGGAAAAACATGTTATGAATCAAATTGAGATAAACGGCCAGTTATTGTCTTATGCACGTCAAGGGCTGGTAGTAACAAGATTAAAAGGAGGAGACCCATTTGTGTTTGGGAGGGGAGGCGAAGAGGCTCTTGCCTTGGCTGAAAAAGGGATACCATTTGAGGTGGTTCCAGGGGTAACAGCCGCCGTTGCTGTTCCGGCTTATGCGGGGATACCTCTTACCCACCGTACCATTAATTCATCTGTCGCCATTGTTACGGGCAACGAGGACCCCCAAAAAGAAAAGTCAGGGATACCATGGGCTCAATTGGCGGGCATGGAAACTCTTGTAATAATGATGGGTCTTAAGAACTTGGAAAGGATTTCTTTACACTTGATCAATGAAGGTAAGGATCCTATCACACCTGTAGCGGTAATCCAATGGGGTACTACTTCAAAACAACGAACAATAGTTGGTACATTGGGCAGCATCGCCAATGATGTTCGGAGAGTGGGAATAACTCATCCTGCAGTAGTAGTGATTGGTGACACTGTAAAGCTAAGGGATCAGTTGCAGTGGGTTGAAGAATAG
- a CDS encoding MarR family winged helix-turn-helix transcriptional regulator: protein MTGLEDLLNLFIENAKKLFFPEEWVKLDLNFSKSEIFTMLLLDKREEITMTELVSNINSPMSTATGLIDRLVKKGYVQRDRSETDRRLVVLTLTEEGSQLIKRLKEMISEYINMIVDDLTEEEVQFLTRIILKIMQNLQTTLDNTKTKVQAEEDIKNIDIE from the coding sequence ATGACTGGTTTAGAGGATCTACTGAATTTGTTTATTGAAAATGCTAAAAAGCTCTTTTTCCCTGAAGAATGGGTTAAGCTGGACTTAAACTTCTCTAAGTCGGAGATTTTTACCATGCTGCTTTTGGACAAAAGAGAGGAAATTACTATGACAGAGCTTGTTAGTAATATTAATTCTCCCATGAGTACGGCTACGGGGCTAATTGATAGGCTTGTAAAGAAAGGCTATGTCCAGAGGGATAGGAGTGAAACGGACAGACGCTTAGTGGTCCTGACGTTGACAGAAGAAGGTTCGCAGTTGATTAAAAGACTGAAGGAAATGATATCTGAGTATATTAACATGATAGTTGACGACTTGACCGAGGAAGAAGTTCAGTTTTTAACACGAATCATTCTAAAGATAATGCAAAACTTGCAGACTACGTTGGACAATACGAAGACTAAGGTCCAAGCTGAGGAAGATATCAAGAATATTGACATCGAATAA
- a CDS encoding ArsA family ATPase, with amino-acid sequence MRIILYTGKGGVGKTSIAAATAVESAEQGLKTLVVSTDPAHSLGDSFDMKLSHEPLEIKENLWAQEIDSIHEVEEGWGKVQKYLTELLTAKAVKDITTQELTVFPGMEDLLSLLRILKYYKEGRFDVIIIDCAPTGETLALLSFPEMLRWWMEKLFPMKKKAIKVVGPVAESIMKIPMPSGQVLDEIDNMYYQLDEMKQIFCDRDTTSVRIVVNPEKMVIKEAQRSFTYLNIYDFNVDAVVVNRVIPDNVTDDYFQVWKDIQKKYKEDIIDSFSPIPIYRAPLFETEVVGLDMLARMAKEVFGKENPVEIKYNGRAQKVYKDGEDYIMAIELPFMDKQDLSLNQKGDQLIIKAGKIKRNITLPRTLLNYSVTRAKFEEEVLKIWFGSDQDE; translated from the coding sequence ATGAGAATCATACTGTATACCGGTAAGGGCGGGGTTGGCAAAACCAGTATCGCTGCCGCGACTGCGGTAGAAAGTGCGGAGCAGGGACTAAAAACACTGGTGGTTAGTACCGATCCTGCTCATAGCCTTGGGGATTCATTTGACATGAAACTTTCACATGAGCCGCTGGAAATAAAAGAAAATCTTTGGGCTCAGGAAATAGATTCAATTCATGAAGTTGAAGAAGGTTGGGGGAAGGTCCAGAAGTATTTAACGGAGCTTTTGACGGCAAAGGCTGTAAAGGATATCACAACCCAGGAATTGACCGTGTTTCCGGGTATGGAAGATTTGTTAAGTCTGTTGAGGATACTTAAATACTATAAGGAAGGCAGGTTTGACGTTATTATTATTGATTGTGCGCCAACTGGCGAAACACTTGCCCTGTTGAGTTTTCCGGAAATGCTACGGTGGTGGATGGAAAAGTTGTTTCCAATGAAGAAAAAAGCCATTAAAGTTGTCGGGCCGGTTGCCGAATCTATTATGAAAATTCCGATGCCGTCAGGTCAAGTTCTCGATGAAATTGATAATATGTATTATCAGTTGGATGAAATGAAACAAATATTCTGCGACAGGGATACTACAAGTGTCAGGATTGTGGTGAATCCGGAAAAGATGGTTATCAAGGAAGCCCAACGAAGCTTTACTTATCTGAACATTTACGATTTTAACGTAGATGCAGTGGTAGTTAATCGGGTAATACCGGATAATGTAACGGATGATTATTTTCAGGTGTGGAAGGATATCCAAAAGAAATACAAGGAAGATATTATTGACAGCTTTAGTCCCATACCTATCTATCGTGCACCGCTCTTTGAAACTGAGGTTGTTGGGTTAGATATGCTTGCTAGGATGGCTAAGGAGGTTTTTGGTAAAGAAAATCCTGTGGAAATTAAATACAATGGTAGGGCACAGAAAGTGTATAAAGATGGAGAGGATTATATTATGGCTATAGAGCTACCGTTCATGGATAAACAGGATCTATCTCTGAACCAAAAAGGTGATCAGCTTATTATCAAGGCAGGAAAAATCAAAAGGAATATTACATTACCGAGGACTCTTTTGAACTATTCGGTTACAAGAGCCAAATTCGAGGAGGAAGTACTTAAAATATGGTTTGGGAGTGACCAAGATGAATGA
- a CDS encoding IS3 family transposase (programmed frameshift) codes for MNQYDKNFKEEAVKLVLDLDRPVRKVAQELGIHENTLYKWIRQYKEHKGDAFPGSGNQRTEDEEIKRLKKIIDDLQEENAILKKGHGHLRKAPEIIYEFIYQHRFKFRVQKMCRVLEVSRSGYYAWLKRPESDRKRRDKYLLKKIREIHKDSRGTYGSPRITRVLQKQGVRCSPKRVARLMRENGIVAKTKRRFKATTNSKHNYPVAGNLLNQDFNVDRPNNVWVADITYIPTNEGWLYLATIQDLFNRKIVGWAMDKTMTRKLVLGALRQAHRRYRPQAGLIHHSDRGSQYASYEYQQALKDYHMVPSMSRKGNCYDNACMESFFGTLKQELIYGIRFRTRAEARQAIFEYIEVFYNRSRLHSALGYMSPVEYEQLFSQTAA; via the exons ATGAATCAATATGACAAAAACTTTAAAGAAGAAGCCGTGAAGCTGGTTCTGGATTTGGATCGTCCAGTAAGGAAAGTAGCTCAAGAACTGGGTATTCATGAAAATACCCTCTATAAGTGGATACGCCAGTACAAAGAGCACAAAGGCGACGCTTTCCCTGGCAGCGGCAACCAAAGGACAGAAGACGAAGAAATCAAACGTCTAAAGAAAATAATCGATGATCTGCAAGAGGAAAACGCTATTCTAAAAAAGG GCCACGGCCATCTTCGCAAAGCGCCAGAAATAATATATGAGTTCATTTATCAGCACCGCTTCAAGTTTCGGGTGCAGAAGATGTGCCGAGTACTAGAGGTTTCTAGAAGCGGTTATTATGCTTGGCTCAAACGACCAGAAAGTGACCGAAAACGTCGGGATAAATATTTGCTAAAAAAGATCCGTGAAATACACAAAGACTCTCGAGGTACTTACGGCAGCCCCAGGATAACCAGGGTACTTCAAAAACAGGGCGTTAGATGTAGCCCAAAGCGTGTTGCCCGCCTCATGCGGGAAAATGGAATTGTCGCTAAAACCAAAAGGAGATTCAAGGCTACGACTAATTCCAAACACAATTATCCTGTTGCCGGAAACTTACTCAACCAAGACTTCAATGTGGATAGGCCGAACAACGTCTGGGTTGCTGATATTACCTATATCCCTACAAACGAAGGATGGCTTTATCTTGCAACCATACAAGACCTGTTTAACCGTAAGATTGTTGGTTGGGCTATGGATAAGACTATGACTCGAAAGCTAGTACTGGGTGCGCTAAGACAAGCACATCGTCGATATCGCCCTCAAGCAGGGTTAATCCATCATTCAGACAGGGGTAGTCAGTATGCCAGTTACGAATACCAACAAGCCCTTAAAGATTATCATATGGTACCTAGCATGAGCCGTAAGGGTAACTGCTATGATAATGCATGCATGGAATCATTCTTTGGTACACTCAAACAGGAATTAATCTATGGCATCCGCTTCAGAACAAGGGCTGAAGCTCGCCAAGCAATATTTGAATACATCGAAGTTTTTTACAACCGTAGCCGGCTACATTCCGCCCTTGGGTATATGTCACCAGTTGAATATGAGCAGTTGTTTTCACAAACTGCCGCGTAA
- a CDS encoding DUF1643 domain-containing protein has translation MKNISTIKSKVILSDKKIHNYTHRYLLERVWKKESPKATIIMLNPSYADELKWDYSSMRVMNFLIDQGYGGVSIVNLFSCIETNSKNLPPYNIRYNADTDKYIAEAVARNKDIIIAWGTNKNRKRRIQSLKTILQNQTEEKRIFRLMDSDGKIHHVSILKKDIYLKLLESFNDI, from the coding sequence ATGAAAAATATCAGTACAATTAAGAGTAAAGTTATACTATCAGATAAAAAGATCCATAACTATACACACAGGTATTTGTTGGAAAGAGTTTGGAAAAAGGAAAGTCCTAAAGCAACTATTATAATGTTAAACCCAAGTTATGCTGACGAATTAAAGTGGGATTATTCTTCGATGAGAGTAATGAACTTTTTGATTGATCAAGGATATGGTGGTGTAAGTATAGTAAATCTTTTTTCTTGTATTGAAACAAACAGCAAAAATTTACCTCCATATAACATTAGGTATAATGCTGATACTGATAAGTATATTGCAGAAGCTGTGGCACGGAATAAGGATATAATAATAGCTTGGGGTACAAACAAAAACAGAAAGAGACGAATTCAATCGCTCAAGACCATTCTACAAAACCAAACGGAAGAGAAAAGAATATTTAGGCTAATGGATAGTGATGGTAAAATACACCATGTAAGTATTTTAAAAAAGGATATTTATTTAAAACTATTGGAAAGCTTTAATGATATTTAA
- a CDS encoding DUF2971 domain-containing protein: protein MVYHYTSPDGLYAILKCNSLRFTDCQYMNDRSEFIYIKDTFLKGLKECEGKLKYKHYDKLIELAFSNKYGEKDFNYIPPSKDSPKGKFITSDKRHYIFCTSTADDSLGMWNYYVKGENYQGYNIGLDTDLLIAEAGKKSHGSFCYDLAHNNVIYDAEKQVLLLIMLLHNIDKDIFDYASEYGEEELYKYLEDSTAYSIFSCRLSFSFYRLLFKHPAFVDEREYRFILSISDNQIKENSSIFKKDYFVRNGVITPCCKLTFDKESIKNITVSPTMEFQLVKYSTQIFLEENGYVHNIDIKQSGIPIRY from the coding sequence ATGGTTTATCACTACACATCGCCTGATGGCTTATATGCGATACTGAAGTGTAATTCCTTAAGATTTACAGACTGCCAATATATGAATGATAGATCCGAATTTATTTATATTAAAGATACTTTTTTAAAGGGGCTCAAAGAATGTGAAGGAAAATTAAAATACAAGCATTATGATAAGCTTATAGAGTTGGCATTTTCCAATAAATACGGCGAAAAAGATTTTAATTATATACCTCCAAGCAAAGATAGCCCAAAAGGGAAATTCATTACAAGCGATAAGCGTCATTATATTTTTTGCACATCAACTGCAGATGATAGTTTAGGGATGTGGAATTACTATGTAAAAGGCGAGAATTATCAGGGATATAACATTGGACTTGATACAGATTTACTGATCGCGGAAGCTGGTAAAAAAAGCCATGGAAGTTTTTGTTACGATTTGGCACATAATAATGTAATCTACGATGCAGAAAAACAAGTTTTATTACTTATAATGCTTTTGCATAATATCGATAAAGATATTTTTGATTATGCCAGTGAATATGGCGAAGAAGAATTATATAAATACTTAGAGGATTCGACGGCATATTCAATATTTTCTTGCAGATTAAGTTTTAGCTTTTATCGGTTACTATTTAAACATCCTGCCTTTGTAGATGAAAGGGAATATCGCTTTATCTTAAGCATATCTGATAACCAAATCAAAGAGAATTCATCAATATTTAAAAAAGATTATTTTGTTCGTAATGGTGTCATTACACCATGTTGCAAACTAACTTTCGACAAAGAAAGCATAAAAAACATTACTGTTTCTCCTACTATGGAGTTTCAATTGGTAAAATATTCAACTCAGATTTTTCTTGAAGAAAACGGATATGTACATAACATAGATATAAAGCAGTCCGGAATACCAATTCGATATTAA